The Bryobacteraceae bacterium genome includes a window with the following:
- the nusA gene encoding transcription termination/antitermination protein NusA, which produces MASIKESIEILSKEKGIDPQIVLDAVKDAMLVAARKQFRGGEELVADIDDRTGNIVLFAVKTVVESVADPALEISLPEARKIDPAAEIGSQVRIPRPTEALGRISAQTAKQVILQKVREAERDNICAEFAGRVGELVNCTVKRIEGPDLIVEVGKAEARLPKKEQSRLESFSVGERIRCVIKSVEKTGKNAGVIVSRAAPELVMRLFEQEVPEIYDGTVVIRACAREAGERTKIAVVSRDRDVDCVGACVGMKGMRVQSIIRELRGEKIDIIEYSDDPVQFATHALSPARISRVSVLDSNEKYMEVIVDDTQLSLAIGKKGQNVRLAAKLMGWRIDIKTEEEKRREVEAGMAAMAIGTPLSVLLEFGLSDQVLEKLLAGGVGSVEKLGSMTPEELLEIDGITEEFLQEIGVSVNAFYQNLESAQQGAPAPAAGSPGPAPAAAAPVSAETPETEAPAADAPDAAPAEAPQPAGSDSAEPAPSAEQIPADESDTIKSTGLAEQQPAGQ; this is translated from the coding sequence TTGGCATCCATCAAAGAGTCCATCGAAATCCTGAGCAAGGAAAAAGGCATCGATCCGCAGATCGTGCTCGATGCGGTCAAGGACGCCATGCTCGTGGCGGCCCGCAAGCAGTTCAGGGGCGGTGAAGAGCTCGTCGCCGACATCGACGACCGCACCGGCAACATCGTCCTGTTCGCCGTCAAAACCGTCGTCGAAAGCGTCGCCGATCCCGCGCTCGAGATCTCCCTCCCCGAAGCCCGCAAGATCGATCCCGCCGCCGAAATCGGCTCGCAGGTGCGCATCCCCAGGCCCACGGAGGCCCTCGGCCGCATCTCCGCCCAGACCGCCAAGCAGGTCATCCTCCAGAAGGTCCGCGAGGCCGAGCGCGACAACATCTGCGCCGAATTCGCCGGCCGCGTCGGCGAACTCGTCAACTGCACCGTCAAGCGCATCGAAGGCCCCGACCTCATCGTCGAAGTCGGCAAGGCCGAGGCGCGCCTCCCCAAGAAGGAGCAGAGCCGCCTCGAAAGCTTCAGCGTCGGCGAGCGCATCCGCTGCGTCATCAAAAGCGTCGAAAAGACCGGCAAGAACGCCGGCGTCATCGTCTCCCGCGCCGCCCCCGAGCTCGTCATGCGCCTCTTCGAGCAGGAGGTCCCCGAAATCTACGACGGCACCGTCGTCATCCGCGCCTGCGCCCGCGAAGCCGGCGAGCGCACCAAGATCGCCGTCGTCAGCCGCGACCGCGACGTCGACTGCGTCGGCGCCTGCGTCGGCATGAAGGGCATGCGCGTGCAGTCCATCATCCGCGAGCTCCGCGGCGAAAAGATCGACATCATCGAGTACAGCGACGACCCCGTCCAGTTCGCCACCCACGCCCTCAGCCCCGCCCGCATTTCGCGCGTCTCCGTCCTCGACTCCAACGAAAAATACATGGAGGTCATCGTCGACGACACCCAGCTCTCCCTCGCCATCGGCAAAAAGGGGCAGAACGTCCGCCTCGCCGCCAAGCTCATGGGGTGGCGCATCGACATCAAGACCGAAGAGGAAAAGCGCCGCGAAGTCGAAGCCGGCATGGCCGCCATGGCCATCGGCACGCCTCTCAGCGTCCTGCTCGAATTCGGCCTCTCCGACCAGGTGCTCGAAAAACTCCTCGCCGGCGGCGTCGGTTCGGTCGAAAAACTCGGCTCGATGACCCCGGAAGAATTGCTCGAAATCGACGGAATTACCGAAGAATTCCTTCAGGAAATCGGCGTTTCCGTCAACGCCTTCTATCAGAACCTCGAGAGCGCCCAGCAGGGCGCCCCCGCCCCCGCCGCCGGATCTCCCGGGCCCGCTCCGGCTGCCGCCGCCCCCGTCTCCGCCGAAACCCCGGAAACGGAAGCCCCGGCAGCCGATGCTCCGGACGCCGCTCCCGCCGAGGCGCCTCAGCCTGCCGGGAGCGACTCCGCGGAGCCTGCCCCCTCCGCCGAACAAATTCCGGCCGATGAATCTGATACGATAAAATCCACGGGTCTAGCGGAACAACAGCCAGCCGGACAGTGA